A single window of Polaribacter sp. SA4-10 DNA harbors:
- a CDS encoding glycosyltransferase family 2 protein yields the protein MISFIIIGQNESWRLDKCLKAIHLQIEFNRLVEYELIYIDSDSSDNSIEIAKDHQANKIFKISGSMNAAIARNLAAKAASGEVLFFMDGDIELKPFDLKIILNADSRLKFSYVVGFLDDVNYTQDWKYVSQTPRSYKTVINDQKVTTVGGGIFIIEKETWNHFKGMNVRLKRTQDRDLSLRMAKNGIKGIRKAEVFGLHHTIPYKDSKRMWEMIFNGSFNYKGLMIRRHLLNPSFFPKLIREEWTIIILIHSFGLMFFNPLYILFYFMAVLIKTRKQLLTKSAQVVSHRILQDIIVFFSILFFFPGRPKFETDQIVFFLMIYIVI from the coding sequence ATGATTTCATTTATTATAATAGGCCAAAATGAGAGCTGGCGCCTTGACAAATGTTTAAAAGCAATTCATCTGCAAATAGAATTTAATAGACTTGTCGAGTATGAATTAATTTATATTGATTCTGATTCAAGCGATAACAGCATAGAAATAGCTAAAGATCATCAGGCCAATAAGATTTTTAAAATAAGCGGCAGTATGAATGCTGCAATTGCTAGAAATTTGGCCGCCAAGGCTGCATCCGGGGAAGTTTTATTCTTTATGGATGGAGACATTGAATTGAAACCTTTTGATTTGAAGATCATTTTAAATGCAGATTCCAGATTAAAATTTAGTTATGTTGTGGGTTTTCTTGATGATGTAAATTATACTCAAGATTGGAAATACGTTAGTCAAACGCCCAGAAGTTACAAAACGGTAATAAATGACCAAAAAGTAACAACTGTCGGTGGTGGTATTTTTATAATTGAAAAAGAAACTTGGAATCATTTTAAGGGGATGAATGTACGGTTGAAAAGAACCCAAGATAGGGATTTGTCTCTACGAATGGCAAAAAATGGGATAAAGGGAATTAGAAAGGCTGAAGTGTTTGGTCTGCACCATACCATACCGTACAAAGATAGTAAGCGAATGTGGGAAATGATTTTTAATGGATCATTTAATTATAAAGGACTAATGATACGAAGGCATCTTCTAAACCCTTCATTTTTTCCTAAACTTATTCGTGAAGAATGGACAATAATTATATTGATTCATAGTTTTGGTTTGATGTTTTTTAATCCACTATACATTTTGTTCTATTTTATGGCCGTTTTGATAAAAACAAGAAAACAATTATTAACTAAAAGTGCCCAAGTTGTATCTCATAGAATACTTCAGGATATTATTGTTTTTTTTTCAATATTATTTTTCTTTCCTGGAAGACCTAAATTCGAAACGGATCAAATAGTCTTTTTTCTTATGATTTATATAGTAATTTAA
- a CDS encoding oligosaccharide repeat unit polymerase, which translates to MKDFEFISTIDNVNPSSIWAIYLLSFLYLLFTLRKQKLSYLSYIFIYVGFAGVFEYTGELFMRLFDLSVFLLVGFTILRGHKGRINEAPVRLFIVFTSVFFLAVFYHGFSEPLSDVRQYVIYSVPFLFYILFDKVKFHVNYTNEINIFVKIFNVQIIASILKLIFIGFNEKFIGTLSISGGGIAAVFPIIYFMLIWYKNRGTLSRKDWFWVLASLLVAIASNKRSIWFFFPLTLFIFFFAYKRIKFNSLTIATTVLVAFVFYFGVRFNATLNPEGEVGGSFNMSFVSDYIVRYNLGKEEEIDPTVGVGRMGTNIYYTKELFGDFFKETNIFGYGNAEFNKSGARDEENATKFGFRSKYMLTGWATVFIKFGGIVLIVLLGALFYMIRRIKKKRDFLLMLFVFSSWFLFYSGVLYTTTLLISSFLFAIFFIQYHNNRRFIQPPVSVRLKRNRFAILNKNKNFKKIK; encoded by the coding sequence ATGAAAGACTTTGAATTTATATCAACCATTGATAATGTAAATCCATCTTCTATTTGGGCAATATATTTATTATCATTTTTGTATTTGCTTTTTACATTAAGAAAGCAAAAGCTATCCTATCTTTCTTATATCTTTATATACGTTGGCTTTGCAGGAGTGTTTGAATATACAGGGGAACTTTTTATGCGGCTTTTTGACTTATCCGTATTTTTGCTTGTTGGGTTTACTATTTTAAGAGGACATAAAGGTAGAATAAATGAAGCACCCGTGCGGTTGTTTATTGTTTTTACTAGTGTGTTTTTTCTTGCGGTATTTTACCATGGATTTTCCGAACCCTTAAGTGATGTAAGACAGTATGTGATTTATTCTGTTCCATTTCTTTTTTATATACTTTTCGATAAAGTAAAGTTTCATGTTAATTACACAAATGAGATCAACATCTTTGTTAAGATATTCAATGTGCAAATCATAGCATCCATTTTAAAATTAATATTCATAGGGTTTAATGAAAAATTTATTGGTACGCTGTCTATTTCCGGTGGAGGAATAGCAGCCGTTTTTCCCATTATTTATTTTATGCTAATCTGGTATAAAAATAGAGGCACATTATCTAGAAAAGATTGGTTTTGGGTGTTGGCGAGTTTGTTGGTTGCTATTGCTTCGAATAAACGATCAATATGGTTTTTCTTCCCACTCACACTTTTCATTTTCTTTTTTGCATACAAAAGAATTAAATTCAACTCTTTAACCATCGCAACCACAGTGTTGGTTGCTTTTGTTTTCTATTTTGGGGTGAGGTTTAATGCGACTTTAAACCCTGAGGGAGAAGTGGGAGGAAGCTTTAATATGAGTTTTGTATCAGATTACATTGTTCGTTACAATCTTGGAAAGGAGGAAGAAATTGACCCCACGGTGGGAGTGGGCAGGATGGGGACAAACATTTACTACACAAAAGAATTATTTGGAGATTTTTTTAAAGAAACAAATATTTTTGGATACGGAAATGCTGAGTTTAATAAATCTGGAGCCCGCGATGAAGAAAATGCTACAAAATTTGGATTTAGATCCAAATATATGTTAACTGGTTGGGCAACTGTATTTATAAAATTTGGTGGCATTGTACTAATTGTTTTATTAGGTGCTCTCTTTTATATGATACGTAGAATTAAGAAAAAACGTGATTTTTTACTGATGCTATTTGTTTTTAGCTCTTGGTTTCTTTTTTATTCAGGAGTTTTGTATACCACAACTTTATTGATTAGCAGCTTTCTTTTTGCAATCTTTTTTATACAATATCACAATAATAGACGTTTTATACAACCGCCAGTGAGTGTGAGGTTAAAAAGAAATAGATTTGCAATCCTCAACAAAAACAAAAACTTTAAAAAAATAAAATAG
- a CDS encoding glycosyltransferase family 2 protein, translating to MVFSIVVTYNGSQWIEKCFGNLVNSIIQDHHILAIDNGSTDNTLELIRALYPEVEVIENDANLGFGKANNIGILKALEAKAEYVFLLNQDAWIESNTIEDLIKISKTKPEYGILSPIQNDARGNIEKQFSTYLSKAKLNVQKQILEVPFVNAASWLIPVTCIKKIGLFDSLFFHYGEDENYCHRAHYYKFKIGIIPSSCIVHDRGERLNKMSFLKTQVRHIIYIKCNLANINYPMSYLILQFYFKTPIFLLKKLYWRQFKIFFVRIIIIIKLPFMLKGILLARNRTKKQFNF from the coding sequence ATGGTATTTTCTATCGTAGTAACATATAATGGTTCGCAATGGATTGAAAAGTGCTTTGGTAACTTGGTGAATTCCATTATACAAGACCATCATATTTTAGCCATTGATAATGGATCTACAGATAATACTCTAGAGTTAATTCGAGCTTTATATCCCGAAGTTGAAGTAATAGAGAATGACGCTAATTTGGGTTTTGGTAAAGCCAATAATATAGGAATTCTTAAAGCATTGGAAGCGAAAGCTGAATATGTTTTTCTTTTAAATCAGGATGCATGGATAGAATCAAATACAATAGAGGATTTAATCAAAATTTCCAAAACAAAGCCTGAATACGGCATATTAAGTCCCATACAAAATGATGCAAGGGGGAACATTGAAAAGCAGTTTTCAACTTATTTATCTAAAGCAAAATTAAATGTGCAAAAACAAATTCTTGAGGTTCCTTTTGTAAACGCTGCCTCATGGCTAATACCCGTTACTTGTATAAAAAAGATAGGTTTGTTTGATTCTTTGTTTTTCCATTATGGTGAAGATGAAAATTATTGCCACAGGGCGCATTATTATAAGTTTAAAATAGGGATAATCCCCAGTTCATGCATTGTACATGACAGAGGGGAGCGATTAAACAAGATGTCTTTTTTAAAAACACAAGTCCGTCATATTATATATATCAAATGTAATTTAGCGAATATCAATTATCCAATGAGTTATTTGATATTGCAATTTTATTTCAAAACGCCCATTTTTTTACTAAAAAAACTTTATTGGCGTCAGTTTAAAATATTCTTTGTAAGAATAATTATTATAATCAAATTGCCTTTTATGTTGAAAGGCATTCTGTTAGCCAGAAACAGGACAAAAAAACAATTTAATTTTTAA
- a CDS encoding glycosyltransferase, producing the protein MYKIEAPLLSVCLITYNHVNYIQQAIEGVLMQEVDFAWELVIADDFSTDGTREVLLEYQDKYPDFIKLILQERNVGVTINGIDLLTYPEAKYIAYFDGDDYWTDPFKLQKQVDFLERNADFVICFHPVKIWNENDQKLEDDYITRNVSETTDIYELAKGNYIHTPSVLFRNGLIKEYPDEFYKSPVGDYFLHMLNAQFGKIKKLPDVMAVYRVHVNSVWSNNKQQGEKIIVYLDLMINYFKDPAISEILNNRKINMLQRSKVNSRVKRKFKKLFLKLWYFLS; encoded by the coding sequence ATGTATAAAATAGAGGCACCATTACTATCCGTTTGCTTAATCACTTATAATCATGTCAATTATATTCAACAGGCAATTGAAGGAGTTTTAATGCAGGAGGTTGATTTTGCGTGGGAGTTAGTTATTGCAGATGATTTTTCAACAGATGGAACAAGAGAAGTATTATTAGAATATCAGGATAAGTATCCAGATTTTATAAAATTAATATTACAAGAAAGAAATGTTGGTGTTACAATTAACGGGATTGATTTATTAACTTATCCTGAAGCGAAGTATATTGCATATTTTGATGGCGACGATTATTGGACAGACCCATTCAAATTGCAAAAGCAAGTTGATTTTTTGGAAAGGAATGCAGACTTTGTAATTTGTTTTCACCCAGTAAAAATATGGAATGAAAATGATCAAAAGTTAGAAGACGATTACATAACTCGTAACGTATCTGAAACTACTGATATTTATGAATTGGCAAAAGGAAATTATATACATACACCATCTGTTTTGTTCAGAAATGGATTAATTAAAGAATATCCCGATGAATTTTATAAATCACCTGTAGGTGATTATTTTTTGCATATGCTAAATGCACAATTTGGTAAAATAAAAAAGCTACCTGATGTTATGGCAGTTTACAGAGTGCATGTAAATAGCGTTTGGAGTAATAATAAACAACAGGGCGAAAAAATTATTGTTTATCTTGATTTAATGATTAATTATTTTAAAGACCCTGCGATTTCAGAAATATTGAATAACAGAAAGATTAATATGCTTCAACGTAGCAAAGTTAATTCAAGAGTAAAAAGAAAATTTAAAAAATTATTTTTAAAATTATGGTATTTTCTATCGTAG